One segment of Streptosporangium brasiliense DNA contains the following:
- a CDS encoding ADP-ribosylglycohydrolase family protein: protein MTHRGRARGCLLGLAAGDALGRPAENLSPEQIAARWGRLTEIDGGGTDDTEYTIFAASLIVRHGHALTPQDVARAYREEILPLAEGPMKGAGFSELGAVQALRQGLEPPLTGRWHRHGWSDGLAMRAAPYGVFAAGDPGEAARLVEVDGSVSNAGEGILGGRAVAGAVAAAMTGASPEEVVAAGLGVIPDDSWTARNLNRARDVVRHAGSSGPDEVAARLHGAVVVRHYPWTDLAPEAVALAFAAYLLGGGEVEESVVVAANLGRDADTTAAIAGALAGAGRGEAAVPERWARQIGPVEGRCLPVTAGRHVLEVADQLVEGA, encoded by the coding sequence GTGACGCATCGGGGGCGCGCCCGGGGGTGTCTGCTCGGCCTCGCGGCCGGCGACGCCCTCGGGCGCCCGGCGGAGAACCTCTCGCCCGAACAGATCGCCGCCCGCTGGGGCAGGCTGACCGAGATCGACGGCGGCGGCACCGACGACACCGAATACACCATCTTCGCGGCGTCCCTGATCGTACGGCACGGGCACGCGCTGACCCCGCAGGACGTCGCCCGGGCCTACCGCGAGGAGATCCTCCCCCTGGCCGAGGGGCCGATGAAGGGCGCCGGCTTCTCCGAACTCGGCGCCGTCCAGGCGCTCAGGCAGGGCCTCGAACCGCCGCTGACCGGCCGGTGGCACCGGCACGGCTGGTCGGACGGCCTGGCCATGCGCGCGGCGCCGTACGGCGTCTTCGCCGCGGGAGACCCCGGCGAGGCCGCCCGCCTGGTGGAGGTCGACGGCAGCGTGAGCAACGCGGGCGAGGGCATCCTCGGCGGCCGCGCCGTCGCCGGCGCGGTGGCCGCCGCGATGACGGGCGCCTCCCCGGAGGAGGTGGTCGCGGCCGGGCTCGGCGTGATCCCCGACGACTCCTGGACCGCCCGCAACCTCAACCGCGCCCGGGACGTCGTCCGCCACGCCGGCTCCTCCGGACCGGACGAGGTCGCCGCGCGGTTGCACGGGGCGGTCGTGGTCCGGCACTACCCGTGGACGGACCTGGCCCCCGAGGCCGTCGCCCTCGCCTTCGCCGCCTACCTGCTGGGCGGGGGAGAGGTCGAGGAGTCCGTGGTGGTCGCGGCGAACCTGGGACGCGACGCCGACACCACCGCTGCCATCGCGGGCGCCCTCGCCGGGGCGGGGCGCGGCGAGGCGGCGGTGCCGGAGCGGTGGGCACGGCAGATCGGCCCGGTCGAGGGGCGCTGCCTGCCGGTGACCGCGGGACGGCACGTGCTAGAGGTGGCCGATCAGCTCGTGGAAGGGGCGTAG
- a CDS encoding ADP-ribosylglycohydrolase family protein translates to MMSGDRILGAFAGLAIGDAAGWPSSRHRAGVHAPWSRRLHRELDAFAEEHRVTTLPVPFALNQPVAPLAVGPSDDAEWLAWTVLTVDQERAAAFAALTGRDDIRARISVRTALDNLARGLGPPASGHDNPHFFDDAAVVRAVAFGAAGLDPTADAQVTNAGDGVLGAVAMARAISVLVGGGAMGEAVEAALEALPEDTVIGRATRVALAVTRGAGDPFEAVPALDAALFDHVYSYGVAAAETFPVALALAEAAGGSPRTAVPAAACLSAAADSAPALTGALTGAFTGHDALPRGWSTVLTGCCLPELAGTDLLDIARGWIS, encoded by the coding sequence ATGATGTCGGGGGACAGGATCCTGGGGGCGTTCGCCGGGCTGGCGATCGGCGACGCGGCGGGCTGGCCGTCGTCGCGGCACCGGGCCGGGGTGCACGCGCCGTGGAGCAGGCGGCTCCACCGCGAGCTCGACGCCTTCGCCGAGGAGCACCGGGTGACCACGCTGCCGGTGCCGTTCGCGCTCAACCAGCCGGTCGCGCCGCTGGCCGTCGGCCCGTCCGACGACGCCGAATGGCTCGCCTGGACCGTGCTCACCGTCGACCAGGAGCGCGCGGCGGCCTTCGCCGCCCTGACCGGAAGAGACGACATCAGGGCGCGGATCTCGGTGCGGACCGCGCTGGACAACCTCGCGCGCGGCCTCGGACCGCCGGCCAGCGGCCACGACAACCCGCACTTCTTCGACGACGCCGCGGTCGTGCGGGCGGTCGCCTTCGGCGCCGCGGGGCTGGACCCCACGGCCGACGCCCAGGTCACCAACGCCGGTGACGGCGTGCTCGGGGCGGTCGCGATGGCCCGGGCGATCAGTGTCCTGGTGGGCGGCGGGGCGATGGGCGAGGCCGTGGAGGCCGCGCTGGAGGCGCTCCCCGAGGACACCGTCATCGGCCGCGCGACCCGTGTCGCGCTCGCGGTCACGAGGGGGGCCGGCGACCCGTTCGAAGCGGTGCCCGCCCTGGACGCGGCGCTGTTCGACCACGTCTACAGCTACGGGGTCGCCGCCGCCGAGACGTTCCCGGTGGCGCTCGCGCTGGCCGAGGCCGCCGGCGGCTCGCCGCGCACCGCCGTGCCGGCCGCCGCCTGCCTGAGCGCCGCGGCGGACTCCGCGCCGGCCCTGACCGGCGCGCTGACCGGCGCCTTCACCGGCCACGACGCGCTGCCGCGCGGGTGGAGCACCGTTCTGACCGGCTGCTGCCTGCCGGAGCTGGCGGGCACTGATCTACTGGACATCGCGAGGGGATGGATTTCATGA
- a CDS encoding ADP-ribosylglycohydrolase family protein, whose translation MSAAGEAAARPSGTGGDAPVSAGRGTLEDRAVGCVTGAAVGDALGGATEGWTPEQIHGRYGGHVEGLVPPFFEDWRNARPIAPYHKGDGHITDDTLMTHALIRVYERAGSHLDAYAAAEHLVPEMMGEKRWIPELETEALPLHRVFLAEKWLVLRLHYGHVDPREAGTGNIVNCGAAMYMAPVGVVNAADPDAAYAEAIDLAGAHQSSYGREAAGVLAAAVAEAMRPGATADSVVATCLRLAKDGTAAAIDAVCSVARGLGHWDGSFERLRAAMKPYDTVADTYRDQGLGARRPSRLHSIEELPLALAFLLIAKGDYRDTVLGGVNYGRDADSIASMGGAIAGALGGREAVPADWVDQISTASRTDLVTPGLDLARVARRIHAADLERRRAHESAFAALLGDAG comes from the coding sequence ATGAGCGCAGCAGGTGAAGCGGCGGCCCGGCCGTCGGGCACGGGCGGGGACGCTCCGGTGAGCGCGGGCAGGGGGACCCTGGAGGACAGGGCCGTCGGATGCGTGACGGGCGCCGCCGTCGGCGACGCCCTCGGCGGCGCCACCGAGGGCTGGACGCCCGAGCAGATCCACGGGCGTTACGGCGGGCACGTCGAGGGCCTGGTCCCGCCGTTCTTCGAGGACTGGCGCAACGCCCGGCCCATCGCCCCCTACCACAAGGGCGACGGCCACATCACCGACGACACCCTGATGACGCACGCGCTGATCAGGGTCTACGAGCGGGCCGGGAGCCACCTGGACGCCTACGCGGCGGCCGAGCACCTGGTCCCGGAGATGATGGGCGAGAAGCGCTGGATCCCGGAGCTGGAGACCGAGGCGCTGCCGCTGCACCGGGTCTTCCTGGCGGAGAAGTGGCTGGTGCTGCGGCTGCACTACGGCCACGTCGACCCGCGTGAGGCCGGGACGGGCAACATCGTCAACTGCGGCGCGGCGATGTACATGGCGCCGGTCGGCGTGGTGAACGCCGCCGACCCCGACGCCGCCTACGCCGAGGCGATCGACCTGGCCGGCGCCCACCAGTCCAGCTACGGCCGCGAGGCGGCCGGGGTGCTCGCCGCCGCGGTGGCCGAGGCCATGCGCCCGGGCGCGACGGCCGACTCGGTGGTGGCCACCTGCCTCCGGCTCGCCAAGGACGGCACGGCGGCGGCCATCGACGCGGTCTGCTCGGTGGCCCGCGGCCTCGGCCACTGGGACGGCTCCTTCGAGCGGCTGCGCGCCGCCATGAAGCCCTACGACACCGTCGCCGACACCTACCGCGACCAGGGGCTCGGCGCCCGCCGCCCGAGCCGCCTGCACAGCATCGAGGAGCTCCCGCTCGCCCTGGCGTTCCTGCTGATCGCCAAGGGCGACTACCGCGACACCGTCCTCGGCGGCGTCAACTACGGCCGCGACGCCGACTCCATCGCCTCCATGGGCGGCGCCATCGCCGGCGCCCTCGGCGGGCGCGAGGCCGTCCCCGCCGACTGGGTCGACCAGATCTCCACCGCCAGCCGCACCGACCTCGTCACCCCCGGCCTGGACCTGGCCCGCGTCGCGCGCCGCATCCACGCCGCCGACCTGGAGCGCCGCCGGGCCCACGAGTCCGCCTTCGCCGCGCTCCTCGGGGACGCCGGATGA
- a CDS encoding ADP-ribosylglycohydrolase family protein — MIRLTWVQPEDLVGHELRQAAEDGREVTEIAARWHAAGGHDAPPRAGASPEIPPARLRGLAEELLDELAALPSPLPEPSTLAGIVAACPRWPAARRPAGAPSPQATDRMLGAWLGRAAGCVLGKPVEKIPREGIRAIAEATGNWPIRGWFTARGLPAEIGARWPWNRRSAVNSLAENIDGVPEDDDLNFALLALALLERRGRAFTTDDVAQLWLDELPGGRVFTAERAAYRNLLTGLEPPSPEGGPEPDGAAPVSTATFRNPFREWIGALIRADVYGWANPGDPATAAEFAWRDARLSHTANGIYGSMFVAAMCATALVASSAEEVVAAGLAVIPPRSRLAAAVRLAAEDAREEEDFERVVDRLHGRHGALHWVHTINNAALITAALVHGRGDFTASIAGAVAGGWDTDSAGATVGSIAGALRGASAIPPQWSLKNRLASSITGFDGIGLDELAARTLALATEEP, encoded by the coding sequence ATGATCCGCCTGACCTGGGTGCAGCCGGAGGATCTGGTCGGCCACGAGCTGCGCCAGGCGGCCGAGGACGGCCGCGAGGTGACGGAGATCGCCGCGCGCTGGCACGCCGCGGGAGGACACGACGCCCCGCCCCGGGCGGGGGCCTCGCCCGAGATCCCCCCGGCCCGGCTGCGTGGCCTGGCCGAGGAGCTGCTCGACGAGCTCGCCGCGCTCCCGTCCCCGCTCCCCGAGCCCTCCACCCTGGCCGGGATCGTCGCGGCCTGCCCGCGGTGGCCGGCCGCCCGGCGACCGGCGGGCGCCCCGTCCCCGCAGGCCACGGACCGGATGCTGGGGGCGTGGCTCGGCCGGGCGGCGGGATGCGTGCTGGGCAAGCCCGTGGAGAAGATCCCCCGGGAGGGGATCAGGGCCATCGCCGAGGCGACCGGGAACTGGCCGATCCGGGGATGGTTCACCGCGCGGGGCCTGCCCGCCGAGATCGGCGCGCGCTGGCCGTGGAACCGGCGCAGCGCGGTCAACAGCCTCGCCGAGAACATCGACGGCGTCCCCGAGGACGACGACCTCAACTTCGCGCTGCTGGCCCTGGCCCTGCTCGAACGGCGGGGCCGCGCCTTCACCACCGACGACGTCGCGCAGCTCTGGCTGGACGAGCTGCCCGGCGGCCGGGTGTTCACCGCCGAGCGCGCCGCCTACCGCAACCTGCTGACGGGCCTGGAGCCGCCCTCCCCGGAGGGCGGGCCGGAGCCGGACGGGGCCGCCCCCGTCTCCACGGCGACCTTCCGCAACCCCTTCAGGGAGTGGATCGGGGCGCTGATCAGGGCTGACGTCTACGGCTGGGCCAACCCCGGCGACCCGGCGACGGCCGCCGAGTTCGCCTGGCGCGACGCCAGGCTCAGCCACACCGCCAACGGGATCTACGGCTCCATGTTCGTGGCCGCGATGTGCGCCACGGCACTGGTGGCCTCCTCCGCCGAGGAGGTGGTCGCCGCGGGTCTCGCCGTGATCCCGCCGCGGTCCCGGCTGGCCGCCGCCGTACGGCTGGCCGCCGAGGACGCGCGCGAGGAGGAGGACTTCGAGCGGGTCGTCGACCGCCTCCACGGACGCCACGGGGCCCTGCACTGGGTCCACACGATCAACAACGCCGCGCTGATCACGGCCGCGCTGGTCCACGGCCGGGGCGACTTCACCGCCTCGATCGCCGGGGCCGTGGCGGGCGGCTGGGACACCGACTCGGCGGGGGCGACCGTGGGCTCCATCGCCGGCGCGCTGCGCGGCGCGTCCGCGATCCCGCCGCAGTGGTCGTTGAAGAACCGGCTGGCCAGCAGTATCACCGGCTTCGACGGCATCGGCCTGGACGAGCTGGCGGCCCGCACACTGGCCCTGGCGACGGAGGAACCATGA
- the rbsK gene encoding ribokinase gives MISVFGSVNMDLVAYVEAAPGLGETVTGRAFRTVPGGKGANQAIAAARAGAEVAFLGAVGDDAFGPELRRTLAGAGVDVSGLRTVPGPSGIAQIVVDDQGGNSIIVVPGANGAVSAPSEAELEVIARSDVLLLQLELPIGAVTAAARAARAAGTTVILTPAPVQPLPDELLEAVDVLVANEHEAAAITGRADHEEAVRELRTRVDWVIITLGSRGALSAGPGTAPALRVQAPKVRAVDTTAAGDTFVGALAAALVERQLPDRAVRFAGAAAALSVQREGASTSMPARAEIDRSLAGSDA, from the coding sequence ATGATCTCGGTATTCGGCAGTGTCAACATGGACCTGGTGGCCTACGTCGAGGCCGCCCCCGGCCTCGGCGAGACCGTGACCGGCCGCGCGTTCCGCACGGTCCCCGGTGGCAAGGGCGCCAACCAGGCCATCGCCGCCGCCCGCGCCGGAGCCGAGGTCGCCTTCCTCGGCGCCGTCGGCGACGACGCCTTCGGCCCCGAGCTGCGCCGGACGCTGGCCGGGGCCGGAGTCGACGTCAGCGGTCTGCGCACCGTGCCCGGCCCCTCCGGCATCGCCCAGATCGTCGTCGACGACCAGGGCGGCAACTCCATCATCGTGGTCCCCGGCGCCAACGGCGCGGTGAGCGCGCCCTCCGAGGCCGAGCTGGAGGTCATCGCCCGCTCCGACGTCCTGCTCCTGCAGCTCGAACTCCCCATCGGGGCGGTCACCGCCGCGGCCCGCGCGGCGCGGGCCGCGGGGACCACGGTGATCCTCACCCCCGCCCCCGTCCAGCCGCTCCCCGACGAGCTGCTGGAGGCCGTGGACGTGCTCGTCGCCAACGAGCACGAGGCCGCGGCGATCACCGGGCGCGCCGACCACGAGGAGGCGGTGCGGGAGCTGCGGACCAGGGTCGACTGGGTGATCATCACCCTGGGGTCGCGCGGCGCGCTCAGCGCCGGACCCGGCACCGCCCCGGCCCTGCGCGTCCAGGCGCCCAAGGTGCGGGCGGTGGACACCACGGCGGCGGGCGACACGTTCGTGGGGGCGCTCGCCGCCGCCCTCGTCGAGCGGCAGCTCCCCGACCGGGCGGTCCGGTTCGCCGGCGCCGCCGCGGCCCTGTCCGTCCAGCGGGAGGGGGCCAGCACCTCCATGCCCGCCCGTGCCGAGATCGACCGGAGCCTCGCCGGCTCCGACGCCTGA
- a CDS encoding CaiB/BaiF CoA transferase family protein, with amino-acid sequence MKALDGVRVLDLATLFAGPMAAMLLGDYGAEVIKVEHPAKPDPSRGHGPEGLWWKMLGRNKRAITLDLSTAEGQDLLVELVREADVVIENFRPGTLERWNLSYERLSAANPDLVLARVTGFGQFGPYAKRPGFGTLAEAMSGFAAMTGEPDGPPTLPPFGLADGICALATAFAVMTALRSGRGQVVDLSIIEPILTVLGAQPTIYDQLGTVPPRTGNRSVNNAPRNTYRCKDGSWVAVSTSAQNIAERVMRLVGRPEVIGEPWFASGSGRVAHADELDGAVAAWVAEHTREEVLAAFEQAQAAVAPIYDVRDIMADPQLAALDAITTVEDPELGPVRMQNVMFRLTGTPGEIRWTGRPHGADTGEVLGALGLTAEDLAALRDKGVI; translated from the coding sequence ATGAAGGCCCTGGACGGTGTCCGCGTGCTGGACCTGGCGACCCTGTTCGCCGGTCCCATGGCGGCGATGCTGCTCGGCGACTACGGAGCCGAGGTGATCAAGGTCGAGCACCCCGCCAAACCCGACCCCTCGCGCGGCCACGGCCCGGAGGGGTTGTGGTGGAAGATGCTCGGCCGCAACAAGCGCGCGATCACGCTCGACCTGTCCACGGCCGAGGGCCAGGACCTGCTGGTGGAGCTGGTGCGCGAGGCCGACGTGGTGATCGAGAACTTCCGTCCGGGGACGCTGGAGCGGTGGAACCTCTCCTACGAGCGGCTCAGCGCGGCAAACCCCGACCTGGTGCTGGCCAGGGTGACCGGGTTCGGGCAGTTCGGCCCCTACGCGAAGCGGCCCGGGTTCGGCACGCTCGCCGAGGCGATGAGCGGCTTCGCGGCGATGACCGGCGAGCCGGACGGCCCGCCGACGCTGCCGCCGTTCGGCCTGGCCGACGGCATCTGCGCCCTCGCCACCGCCTTCGCGGTGATGACCGCGCTGCGCTCGGGCCGGGGACAGGTGGTCGACCTGTCCATCATCGAGCCGATCCTGACCGTGCTCGGCGCCCAGCCCACCATCTACGACCAGCTCGGCACCGTCCCGCCGCGCACCGGCAACCGCTCGGTCAACAATGCCCCCCGCAACACCTACCGCTGCAAGGACGGCTCCTGGGTCGCGGTCTCCACCTCGGCCCAGAACATCGCCGAGCGGGTGATGCGCCTGGTCGGCCGCCCGGAGGTGATCGGCGAGCCGTGGTTCGCCAGCGGATCGGGCCGGGTCGCGCACGCCGACGAGCTGGACGGCGCCGTGGCGGCCTGGGTGGCCGAGCACACCCGCGAGGAGGTCCTGGCCGCCTTCGAGCAGGCCCAGGCCGCCGTCGCCCCCATCTACGACGTGCGCGACATCATGGCCGACCCGCAGCTCGCGGCCCTGGACGCGATCACGACCGTCGAGGACCCCGAGCTCGGCCCGGTGCGGATGCAGAACGTCATGTTCCGGCTCACCGGCACCCCCGGTGAGATCCGCTGGACCGGCCGCCCGCACGGCGCGGACACCGGCGAGGTCCTCGGCGCCCTCGGCCTGACCGCCGAGGACCTCGCCGCCCTGCGGGACAAGGGGGTCATCTAG
- a CDS encoding GlcG/HbpS family heme-binding protein translates to MNLELALRMCEASVKQAGREGALVSVAVVDAGGHLVAFQRMDGAEIAGPALAPGKAYTAVAHRMPTADLAPLVAPGGDLYGLAGDRYVCFGGGIPLWDRGEGRRVVGAVGVSGGTVAQDVACAEAAAALWDGA, encoded by the coding sequence TTGAACCTCGAACTCGCGCTGCGCATGTGTGAGGCCTCGGTGAAACAGGCCGGGCGTGAAGGGGCCCTCGTCTCGGTGGCGGTGGTCGACGCGGGCGGCCACCTGGTCGCCTTCCAGCGGATGGACGGCGCGGAGATCGCCGGGCCGGCGCTGGCCCCCGGCAAGGCCTACACCGCGGTGGCCCACCGGATGCCCACCGCCGACCTCGCGCCCCTGGTCGCGCCGGGCGGAGACCTGTACGGCCTGGCCGGTGACCGGTACGTGTGCTTCGGCGGCGGCATCCCGCTCTGGGACCGAGGCGAGGGCCGCAGGGTGGTGGGCGCGGTCGGGGTCAGCGGTGGCACCGTGGCCCAGGACGTGGCCTGCGCCGAGGCGGCCGCCGCGCTCTGGGACGGGGCGTAG
- a CDS encoding phosphotransferase enzyme family protein gives MQAHDLSAGGDVQAHDLSAGGDVLARVHEAARAAVRIHGLPDAEVTLVNVSENATYRVDDPATGARSILRVHRLGYHATPAILSELAWLEALREEAGIRTPRVLPAPDGSRVLTVPGPQPRDCVMFEFLPGTEPPQDRLVPGFERLGAITARMHRHARSWPRPTGFTRFHWDYDAALGARSRWGRWQDGVGMDPQARAVLERLDGELRARLRRFGRGAGRYGLIHADLRLANLLVVGDGPPSVIDFDDCGFGWYLYDLAAALSFIEHHPQVPEMVDSWVRGYRTVLDLPAEDEAEIWTFIMFRRLLLVAWIGTHTGVDIAAELGAGYTEGTCELAERFLSGGGGGGRRRPPLPATSL, from the coding sequence ATGCAGGCCCACGATCTGTCCGCCGGGGGCGACGTGCAGGCCCATGATCTGTCCGCCGGGGGTGACGTGCTGGCCCGCGTGCACGAGGCCGCCCGCGCGGCGGTGCGGATCCACGGGCTGCCGGACGCCGAGGTCACGCTGGTCAACGTGTCGGAGAACGCCACCTACCGGGTGGACGACCCGGCCACCGGGGCCCGGTCCATCCTGCGGGTGCACCGCCTCGGCTACCACGCCACCCCGGCGATCCTGTCCGAGCTCGCCTGGCTGGAGGCGCTCCGCGAGGAGGCCGGGATCCGGACGCCCCGGGTGCTGCCGGCGCCGGACGGGTCCCGGGTGCTGACCGTCCCGGGCCCGCAGCCCCGTGACTGCGTGATGTTCGAGTTCCTGCCCGGGACCGAGCCGCCGCAGGACCGGCTGGTGCCCGGCTTCGAGCGGCTCGGCGCGATCACCGCCCGGATGCACCGGCACGCGCGGAGCTGGCCGCGCCCCACGGGGTTCACCCGCTTCCACTGGGACTACGACGCCGCTCTCGGCGCCCGGTCGCGGTGGGGCCGCTGGCAGGACGGCGTGGGGATGGACCCGCAGGCGCGGGCCGTGCTGGAGCGGCTCGACGGGGAACTGCGCGCCCGGCTCCGCCGCTTCGGCCGGGGCGCAGGCCGCTACGGCCTCATCCACGCCGACCTGCGCCTGGCCAACCTGCTGGTGGTGGGCGACGGGCCGCCCAGCGTCATCGACTTCGACGACTGCGGCTTCGGCTGGTACCTCTACGACCTGGCCGCCGCGCTCAGCTTCATCGAGCACCATCCCCAGGTCCCCGAGATGGTCGACTCCTGGGTGCGGGGCTACCGTACGGTCCTCGACCTGCCGGCCGAGGACGAGGCCGAGATCTGGACCTTCATCATGTTCCGCCGCCTGCTGCTGGTCGCCTGGATCGGCACGCACACCGGCGTCGACATCGCCGCCGAGCTCGGCGCCGGCTACACCGAGGGCACCTGCGAGCTGGCCGAGCGGTTCCTGTCGGGCGGCGGGGGCGGCGGACGGCGCAGGCCGCCACTCCCGGCGACATCCCTTTGA
- a CDS encoding class I SAM-dependent methyltransferase — translation MHNNNRASIVHQIRYALGHPGRISPHLRRLTRNTWLRLRTRDHIGYYRAVMRSDTARGSESAVGSRSHERWLAMGRLQFDYLVRHGLRPDHRLLEIGCGNLRAGRLFIDYLDTGNYYGVDISPDILIAAQDTIVGHGLRDKLPHLMPVGDLRLAALPDRAFDVVHAHSVFSHSPRHVIEECFQHVGRIMKPAGWFDFTFDRTEGEEHQVLGEDFYYRTATLVALAGEHGLQATFMDDWEKLPSKQSKIRITLRPSGDG, via the coding sequence ATGCACAACAACAACCGCGCCAGCATCGTCCACCAGATCAGATATGCCCTCGGCCACCCCGGCCGGATCTCGCCGCACCTGAGAAGGCTGACCAGGAACACCTGGCTGCGCCTGCGCACCCGCGACCACATCGGCTACTACCGGGCCGTGATGAGATCCGACACCGCCCGCGGCTCGGAGTCGGCCGTGGGCAGCAGGTCGCACGAGCGCTGGCTGGCCATGGGCCGGCTGCAGTTCGACTACCTCGTACGGCACGGCCTGCGGCCCGACCACCGCCTGCTGGAGATCGGCTGCGGCAACCTGCGGGCCGGACGCCTGTTCATCGACTATCTGGACACCGGCAACTACTACGGCGTCGACATCTCTCCCGACATCCTGATCGCCGCCCAGGACACGATCGTCGGCCATGGCCTGCGCGACAAGCTCCCGCATCTCATGCCGGTCGGCGACCTGCGCCTGGCCGCCCTGCCCGACAGGGCCTTCGACGTGGTCCACGCCCACAGCGTCTTCTCCCACTCCCCGCGCCACGTGATCGAGGAGTGCTTCCAGCACGTCGGCCGGATCATGAAGCCGGCCGGCTGGTTCGACTTCACCTTCGACCGCACGGAGGGCGAGGAGCACCAGGTCCTGGGCGAGGACTTCTACTACCGCACGGCGACACTGGTCGCGCTGGCCGGCGAGCACGGCCTCCAGGCGACCTTCATGGACGACTGGGAGAAGCTCCCCTCCAAGCAGTCCAAGATCCGTATCACGCTCAGACCGTCCGGCGACGGGTGA
- a CDS encoding amidohydrolase, with product MPAPADLVFHNGPVHTLGPARTAATAVAVRDGLIVAVGRDADVRPLIGAATEVVDLAGRALLPGFQDAHVHPVLAGATMIQCDLHDARDADEALAAVRTYAAANPEAEWIAGGGWSMEWFSGGTPSRHLLDAVVPDRPVHLINQDGHGAWVNTRALERCGIDAGTPDPIDGRIEREADGTPQGTLHEGASDLVARHVPEPTADMMLRALRAGQRRMHSVGVTAWQDAMVSPEVQRAYLTAAESGLLTARVVGALWWDRERGEEQIPELLARRGGAGRFRATSVKIMQDGVAENFTAAMTSPYLDGCGCRTGNQGLSFLDPERLRAHVTRLDAEGFQVHVHAVGDRAAREALDAFAAARAANGVNDHRHHIAHLQVVHPADVPRFAALGIAANVQPLWAAHEPQMDELTIPFLGPERAGWQYPFGDLARTGARLAAGSDWPVSSPDPFWGIHVAVNRTAPGGDREAFLPRQRLDLTAALAAYTIGTAWVNHLDTRTGTIEEGKLADLVVTDRDPCSIPAGELAETSVLATYVEGSRVHTDPAF from the coding sequence ACGGCGGTCGCCGTCCGCGACGGCCTGATCGTCGCCGTCGGCCGGGACGCGGACGTGCGACCGCTGATCGGCGCGGCCACCGAGGTCGTCGACCTGGCCGGCCGGGCCCTGCTGCCCGGCTTCCAGGACGCCCACGTGCATCCGGTCCTCGCCGGCGCCACCATGATCCAGTGCGACCTGCACGACGCCCGTGACGCCGACGAGGCCCTCGCGGCCGTCCGGACCTACGCCGCGGCCAATCCCGAGGCGGAATGGATCGCCGGAGGCGGCTGGTCCATGGAATGGTTCTCCGGCGGCACGCCCAGCCGGCACCTGCTGGACGCGGTGGTCCCCGACCGGCCCGTGCATCTGATCAACCAGGACGGCCACGGTGCCTGGGTCAACACCAGGGCCCTGGAACGGTGCGGGATCGACGCGGGCACCCCGGACCCGATCGACGGGCGCATCGAGCGGGAGGCCGACGGCACCCCGCAGGGCACGCTCCACGAAGGCGCGTCGGACCTGGTCGCCCGGCACGTCCCCGAGCCGACCGCCGACATGATGCTCCGCGCTCTGCGGGCCGGCCAGCGGCGAATGCACTCGGTCGGCGTGACGGCCTGGCAGGACGCGATGGTCAGCCCCGAGGTCCAGCGGGCCTATCTGACCGCGGCCGAGTCCGGGCTGCTCACCGCCCGGGTGGTCGGCGCGCTCTGGTGGGACCGCGAAAGAGGTGAGGAGCAGATCCCCGAACTGCTCGCGCGCCGAGGCGGCGCGGGACGGTTCCGCGCCACCAGCGTCAAGATCATGCAGGACGGCGTGGCGGAGAACTTCACCGCCGCGATGACCTCCCCCTACCTGGACGGCTGCGGATGCCGTACCGGCAACCAGGGGCTCAGCTTCCTCGACCCGGAGAGGCTGCGCGCGCACGTCACCCGCCTGGACGCCGAAGGCTTCCAGGTCCACGTGCACGCCGTCGGCGACCGGGCGGCCCGCGAGGCCCTCGACGCGTTCGCGGCCGCGCGCGCCGCCAACGGCGTGAACGACCACCGCCACCACATCGCCCACCTGCAGGTCGTGCACCCCGCCGACGTGCCGCGGTTCGCCGCCCTGGGGATCGCCGCCAACGTCCAGCCGCTGTGGGCGGCGCACGAGCCGCAGATGGACGAGCTGACCATCCCGTTCCTCGGCCCGGAACGCGCCGGCTGGCAGTATCCCTTCGGGGACCTGGCCCGGACCGGCGCCCGGCTCGCGGCGGGGAGCGACTGGCCGGTCAGCAGCCCCGACCCGTTCTGGGGCATCCACGTCGCGGTCAACCGCACGGCTCCGGGCGGGGACCGGGAGGCGTTCCTGCCGCGGCAGCGGCTCGACCTGACGGCGGCGCTGGCCGCCTACACGATCGGCACGGCATGGGTGAACCACCTCGACACGCGGACCGGCACGATCGAGGAGGGCAAGCTCGCCGACCTGGTGGTCACCGACCGCGACCCCTGCTCGATCCCGGCCGGTGAGCTCGCCGAGACGTCGGTGCTGGCCACCTACGTCGAGGGCAGCCGGGTGCACACCGATCCGGCCTTCTGA